From one Streptomyces sp. ICC1 genomic stretch:
- a CDS encoding alpha/beta hydrolase encodes MRRFARTLTTAAFAAAVVAGTAGWASADAQTAVTGPPPGAAAWRADTVSGQPLPDPARATPREVARFFAALDGVRAQGLVRSHPLVVGNLDGAPPPLRYEANRLAVLASGQARFASLAAPGRQILAFDPRGRGTVAEVFGDLERAAHISVVVPGSDNDATTYDRGRAAYTGPAGMARSLRAATSDAAAVIAWTGYSTPVGVGLDTAQGRLAEAGAVRLARFTDGLDAVGAPDPVLFCHSYGSVVCGLAARHTDATDIVAFGSPGMRADSVAGLRTGARVWAARGPSDWISDVPNVEFAGLGHGADPTSPAFGARRVPAADVAGHTGYLTPGTQSLKAFASIATGDTR; translated from the coding sequence ATGCGCCGCTTCGCAAGGACACTGACCACGGCCGCATTCGCGGCGGCCGTCGTCGCGGGGACCGCGGGATGGGCCTCCGCCGACGCCCAGACGGCCGTCACCGGGCCGCCGCCCGGCGCCGCCGCCTGGCGGGCCGACACCGTGTCCGGGCAGCCGCTGCCGGATCCGGCACGGGCGACGCCGCGCGAGGTCGCGCGGTTCTTCGCCGCGCTGGACGGCGTGCGGGCCCAAGGCCTCGTACGGTCCCACCCGCTGGTGGTGGGCAACCTGGACGGGGCCCCGCCGCCCCTCAGGTACGAGGCCAACCGGCTGGCCGTCCTGGCCTCGGGCCAGGCCCGCTTCGCCTCGCTCGCCGCGCCCGGCCGGCAGATCCTGGCCTTCGACCCGCGCGGTCGGGGCACGGTCGCCGAGGTGTTCGGGGACCTGGAGCGGGCCGCGCACATCTCGGTGGTCGTGCCGGGTTCGGACAACGACGCCACCACCTACGACCGCGGGCGGGCCGCGTACACCGGCCCGGCGGGCATGGCCCGCTCGCTGCGGGCCGCCACCTCGGACGCGGCCGCCGTCATCGCGTGGACCGGCTACTCCACGCCCGTCGGCGTGGGACTGGACACGGCGCAGGGCCGGCTGGCCGAGGCGGGCGCGGTCCGCCTCGCACGCTTCACCGACGGGCTCGACGCGGTCGGCGCACCCGACCCGGTGCTCTTCTGCCACAGCTACGGCTCGGTGGTCTGCGGACTGGCCGCCCGGCACACGGACGCCACCGACATCGTCGCGTTCGGATCTCCCGGAATGCGGGCCGACAGCGTCGCGGGGCTGCGCACCGGAGCCCGCGTATGGGCGGCGCGCGGACCCTCCGACTGGATCTCCGACGTGCCCAACGTGGAGTTCGCCGGGCTCGGCCACGGCGCCGACCCCACCTCGCCGGCCTTCGGCGCCCGCCGGGTCCCCGCCGCCGACGTGGCCGGACACACCGGCTACCTCACCCCCGGCACCCAGTCCCTGAAGGCCTTCGCCTCGATCGCGACGGGAGACACCCGATGA
- a CDS encoding FAD-binding oxidoreductase: protein MSLHRRQVLAAGAAGALASLGAAGRRARDPDFGALARSLDGRVVTAADPDYAEARRLFQPRYDTVRPGAVAYPAHPGDVAACLDFARRSAVPVVPRGGGHGYAGWSTREGGLVIDAGAMAEVSASGTDVRIGAGARLGEVNAALAARGLAVPAGLCPSVGIAGLTLGGGLGLASRFHGATCDRLTGATVVTPDGTVREVGADDDPALFWALRGGGGGNFGVVTGFRFLAHPVGACAFAELHWAPADSAAVLRGWQRWLAALPDPFWSQVEFTVDGGPVGAPALRVLCLEGGRGELERQLTRLSDLAGRPPRDSWTVVRSHGDTVRAMSGCLDLGPAECRLPGTLPGHDPRGRLGRDSYAARSDFWAPRGLTEPAVAAVLAAVGRYAGSVPRGGFGVVQFDGVCGGALNRTAPTATAFAHRSAGFLAQYLAYWPAPATAADIGRHQGWLDSLWQDLRPWASGSAYQNYADPKLAGWRDAYYGPNLARLEEVRRAYDPDRLFRFPQAV, encoded by the coding sequence ATGAGCCTCCACCGCCGCCAGGTCCTCGCGGCCGGCGCCGCCGGCGCACTCGCCTCCCTCGGCGCGGCGGGCCGGCGCGCTCGGGACCCGGACTTCGGCGCGCTGGCCCGCTCCCTCGACGGCCGGGTGGTGACGGCGGCCGACCCGGACTACGCCGAAGCCCGCAGGCTCTTCCAGCCCCGCTACGACACGGTTCGGCCGGGCGCGGTGGCCTACCCCGCGCACCCGGGCGACGTGGCCGCCTGCCTGGACTTCGCCCGGCGCTCGGCCGTCCCCGTGGTGCCGCGCGGCGGCGGACACGGCTACGCCGGCTGGTCCACCCGCGAGGGCGGGCTCGTGATCGACGCGGGGGCCATGGCGGAGGTCTCCGCCTCCGGAACCGACGTGCGGATCGGCGCGGGCGCCCGGCTCGGCGAGGTGAACGCCGCCCTCGCCGCCCGGGGCCTGGCCGTGCCGGCCGGGCTGTGCCCCTCCGTCGGCATCGCCGGGCTCACCCTCGGCGGCGGGCTGGGCCTGGCCTCCCGGTTCCACGGCGCCACCTGCGACCGGCTCACCGGGGCGACCGTCGTGACCCCCGACGGGACGGTCCGCGAGGTCGGCGCCGACGACGACCCGGCGCTGTTCTGGGCCCTGCGCGGCGGCGGGGGCGGCAACTTCGGCGTGGTCACCGGCTTCCGCTTCCTCGCCCATCCCGTCGGCGCCTGCGCGTTCGCCGAGCTGCACTGGGCCCCGGCCGACTCGGCCGCCGTCCTGCGCGGCTGGCAGCGCTGGCTCGCGGCGCTCCCGGACCCGTTCTGGAGCCAGGTGGAGTTCACCGTCGACGGCGGCCCGGTCGGTGCACCGGCGCTGCGGGTGCTCTGCCTGGAGGGCGGGCGCGGTGAGCTGGAGCGGCAGCTGACCCGCCTGTCCGACCTGGCCGGGCGGCCGCCGCGGGACAGCTGGACCGTGGTGCGGAGCCACGGGGACACCGTCCGGGCCATGTCGGGCTGCCTCGACCTGGGCCCCGCCGAGTGCCGGCTCCCCGGCACCCTGCCCGGACACGACCCCCGGGGGCGCCTCGGCCGCGACTCCTACGCCGCCCGCTCGGACTTCTGGGCCCCCCGCGGGCTGACGGAGCCGGCCGTGGCGGCGGTGCTCGCGGCCGTGGGGCGCTACGCCGGGAGCGTGCCGCGCGGCGGTTTCGGAGTGGTCCAGTTCGACGGTGTGTGCGGCGGCGCCCTCAACCGGACCGCGCCCACCGCCACCGCCTTCGCGCACCGCTCCGCCGGCTTCCTCGCGCAGTACCTCGCCTACTGGCCGGCTCCGGCGACGGCGGCCGACATCGGCCGGCACCAGGGCTGGCTCGACTCGCTCTGGCAGGACCTGCGGCCCTGGGCGAGCGGGTCCGCGTACCAGAACTACGCCGACCCGAAGCTGGCCGGCTGGCGCGATGCCTACTACGGGCCGAATCTGGCCCGCCTCGAGGAGGTCCGGCGCGCCTACGACCCCGACCGGCTCTTCCGCTTCCCGCAGGCTGTGTAA
- a CDS encoding response regulator transcription factor has protein sequence MTIRVIIVDDQAMVRAGFAALLSAQADIDVVGEAPDGRAGVQVSRTVHPDVVLMDVRMPEMDGLSAARELLDPPPGVVHRPKVLMLTTFDIDDYVYEALRAGASGFLLKDAPPADLIAAVRVVASGDALLAPSVTRRLIADFVERRPAARGNPALRLNGLTPRETEVLELIARGLSNQEIAGHLVLAEQTVKTHIGRVLGKLDLRDRAQAVIFAYEAGLVRPGDTKA, from the coding sequence TTGACCATCCGCGTGATCATCGTCGACGACCAGGCCATGGTGCGGGCGGGGTTCGCCGCGCTGCTGTCGGCGCAGGCCGACATCGACGTGGTGGGCGAGGCGCCCGACGGGCGGGCCGGCGTCCAGGTCTCGCGCACCGTCCACCCCGACGTGGTCCTGATGGACGTCCGAATGCCGGAGATGGACGGGCTGAGCGCCGCCCGTGAACTCCTCGATCCGCCACCGGGCGTGGTGCACCGGCCGAAGGTGCTGATGCTGACCACCTTCGACATCGACGACTACGTGTACGAGGCCCTGCGCGCGGGGGCCTCCGGGTTCCTGCTGAAGGACGCCCCGCCGGCGGACCTGATCGCGGCGGTCCGGGTGGTCGCCTCGGGCGACGCGCTGCTCGCGCCGTCGGTGACCCGGCGGCTCATCGCGGACTTCGTCGAACGGCGGCCGGCGGCGCGGGGGAACCCGGCGCTGCGGCTGAACGGGCTGACCCCGCGTGAGACCGAGGTACTGGAGCTCATCGCGCGCGGGCTGTCGAACCAGGAGATCGCCGGGCACCTGGTGCTCGCCGAGCAGACGGTCAAGACCCACATCGGTCGGGTGCTGGGCAAGCTGGACCTGCGGGACCGGGCCCAGGCCGTGATCTTCGCCTACGAGGCGGGCCTGGTGCGGCCGGGCGACACGAAGGCCTGA
- a CDS encoding zinc-binding dehydrogenase, which produces MRPGELVSHMLGWREYALVAAAGCTPLGDALPDPVAHLAQGSAPYGALTRLAAIRPGDSVLVTGAAGAVGTLAGQTARLLGAGRVIGTTGSPDKAERLVAELGYDAVVLRGAARPFAERLAGAAPGGIDVLLDTVGGEQLAAAVGAARQGARFAPVGALSGQLAAGRAGGSAPVEIDAFRLVVKGISLRGYSGADHPDVEEEWTGRFGAWLRAGDIRFPHVRIPGIDSAPRALQELVEGRHFGAVVVELRG; this is translated from the coding sequence TTGCGTCCCGGCGAGCTCGTCTCGCACATGCTCGGCTGGCGGGAGTACGCCCTGGTGGCCGCGGCCGGCTGCACCCCGCTGGGCGACGCGCTGCCCGATCCCGTCGCGCACCTCGCCCAGGGGTCGGCCCCGTACGGCGCGCTGACCCGGCTCGCCGCGATCCGCCCCGGGGACAGCGTCCTGGTCACCGGTGCGGCCGGCGCGGTGGGCACGCTGGCGGGCCAGACGGCCCGGCTGCTGGGTGCGGGCCGGGTGATCGGCACCACCGGGTCCCCGGACAAGGCCGAACGACTCGTCGCCGAACTGGGCTACGACGCGGTCGTCCTGCGGGGCGCCGCGCGGCCGTTCGCGGAGCGGCTCGCCGGGGCCGCGCCCGGGGGGATCGACGTACTGCTGGACACGGTGGGCGGCGAGCAACTGGCCGCGGCCGTCGGCGCCGCCCGGCAGGGCGCGCGCTTCGCGCCCGTCGGCGCGCTCTCCGGGCAGCTGGCCGCGGGCCGGGCCGGGGGCAGCGCGCCGGTGGAGATCGACGCCTTCCGCCTGGTCGTCAAGGGCATCTCGCTGCGCGGGTACAGCGGAGCGGACCACCCGGACGTGGAGGAGGAGTGGACCGGGCGCTTCGGCGCCTGGCTGCGCGCCGGCGACATCCGGTTCCCGCACGTGCGGATCCCGGGCATCGATTCGGCTCCGCGGGCGTTGCAGGAGTTGGTCGAAGGACGGCACTTCGGTGCCGTTGTGGTGGAGTTGCGGGGGTAG
- a CDS encoding trypsin-like peptidase domain-containing protein has product MRRVLTVAAMTAGLLLPGGPLPVAEAGNAPAPALAPAPAPAGRWSAREAESFWTPDRMASAVPVTRGGAPAAGDGTGQDFDGIPVVGRMFVMKGGGAYFCTASVVASPGRDLVLSAAHCLLGTDARQVAFVPQYTAGNPQPYGMFPILRDSAGRSKVWIDPRYRQLGADRGATLDVAFAQVGPDADGFPVEDVVGGNRLVTGAAYAHKKVSLIGYPAAAARPRLCVNRTTKFTSADPGIPGSFLRIDCTGYPGGTSGGPFLTGYDERTETGDVVGVIGGWKTGGDTPDTSYSSYFGPEIRKLYETALAGARVA; this is encoded by the coding sequence GTGCGACGAGTGTTGACGGTGGCGGCCATGACGGCCGGCCTGCTGCTCCCCGGCGGGCCGCTGCCCGTCGCCGAGGCCGGGAACGCCCCGGCCCCGGCCCTGGCCCCTGCCCCGGCTCCGGCCGGCCGGTGGTCGGCCCGGGAGGCGGAGTCCTTCTGGACCCCCGACCGGATGGCGTCCGCCGTCCCGGTCACCCGCGGCGGCGCCCCGGCGGCGGGCGACGGGACCGGACAGGACTTCGACGGGATCCCGGTCGTCGGGCGGATGTTCGTCATGAAGGGCGGCGGCGCGTACTTCTGCACCGCGAGCGTGGTCGCCTCCCCCGGCCGCGACCTGGTGCTCAGCGCGGCGCACTGCCTGCTGGGGACCGACGCCCGGCAGGTGGCCTTCGTACCGCAGTACACGGCCGGGAACCCGCAGCCGTACGGGATGTTCCCCATTCTGCGCGACTCCGCAGGCCGCTCCAAGGTGTGGATCGATCCGCGCTACCGGCAGCTCGGCGCGGACCGGGGCGCCACCCTCGACGTGGCCTTCGCCCAGGTCGGCCCCGATGCCGACGGGTTCCCGGTGGAGGACGTCGTGGGCGGCAACCGGCTGGTCACCGGAGCCGCGTACGCGCACAAGAAGGTGTCGCTGATCGGCTATCCGGCCGCGGCGGCCCGGCCGCGGCTGTGCGTGAACCGGACGACGAAGTTCACCAGCGCCGATCCGGGGATCCCGGGATCGTTCCTGCGGATCGACTGCACCGGCTATCCGGGCGGGACCAGCGGCGGTCCGTTCCTGACCGGCTACGACGAGCGGACCGAGACGGGCGACGTGGTCGGGGTCATCGGCGGCTGGAAGACGGGCGGGGACACCCCCGACACCTCCTACAGCTCCTACTTCGGCCCCGAGATCAGGAAGTTGTACGAGACGGCTCTCGCCGGGGCGCGGGTGGCGTGA
- a CDS encoding IucA/IucC family siderophore biosynthesis protein, with protein sequence MHLPATPAEEAVAAELAGSALPGARAAALPGAYAAALPGAYAAALPGAYAAPLPGAYAAALPGARAAVLTRLWRALACEPLPWIAHRKPGPGSLALRLASGALLEGPAADPYATAPYVTELLLDGRPHRGAAALVAALGVPHGEEFAAELDDSTASLALSRAGQPAGPDPAPRTTWEWEQRIVDGHPYHPNCRSRPGFTVAEQLAYAPEHRPLVTLGLASVRAEECLVAGDWPDAWREGGRILLPVHPWQAEHVFKQGGPAGHEVRPGPAAHPLMALRTLSPADGGPHVKTALSTRLTSSVRDISAYSVETAAAVSAFAQGLSERLDGRLHITRTLGAVTAHTPDLAAVLREPPEAYADVGAGERVLPVAALALTPYARSAPWRAGFARLALSVCLRVLDLGVALEAHGQNLLVVLAADGTPLRLVYRDLADIRISPARLARHGLPVPPLTGRLVTDDVTALRRKLFGSLVAGAFGSTAGSAAALAADLAAAAPGLAATADTEALLRGALPTKALTLMRLSPGVPGDQWAELDNPLTGG encoded by the coding sequence ATGCACCTCCCCGCCACCCCCGCCGAAGAGGCCGTGGCCGCCGAATTGGCCGGATCCGCGCTGCCCGGCGCGCGCGCCGCCGCACTTCCCGGCGCGTACGCCGCCGCACTGCCCGGCGCGTACGCCGCCGCACTGCCCGGCGCGTACGCCGCCCCACTGCCCGGCGCGTACGCCGCCGCCCTGCCCGGCGCGCGCGCCGCCGTGCTGACCCGGCTGTGGCGGGCGCTCGCCTGCGAACCGCTGCCCTGGATCGCGCACCGGAAGCCGGGCCCCGGCTCCCTCGCGCTGCGCCTCGCCTCGGGCGCGCTGCTGGAGGGCCCGGCGGCGGACCCGTACGCGACGGCGCCGTACGTCACCGAGCTGCTGCTCGACGGCCGCCCCCACCGGGGGGCCGCCGCCCTGGTGGCGGCCCTCGGGGTGCCGCACGGGGAGGAGTTCGCCGCCGAGCTCGACGACAGCACGGCCTCGCTCGCCCTGTCCCGGGCCGGGCAGCCGGCCGGGCCGGACCCCGCGCCCCGGACCACCTGGGAGTGGGAGCAGCGGATCGTCGACGGGCATCCGTACCACCCCAACTGCCGTTCCCGGCCGGGCTTCACGGTCGCCGAGCAGCTGGCGTACGCGCCCGAGCACCGGCCCCTGGTCACCCTCGGGCTGGCCTCCGTACGGGCCGAGGAGTGCCTGGTCGCCGGGGACTGGCCGGACGCCTGGCGGGAGGGCGGGCGGATCCTCCTGCCGGTCCATCCGTGGCAGGCCGAGCACGTCTTCAAGCAGGGGGGACCGGCGGGGCACGAGGTCCGGCCCGGTCCCGCCGCGCACCCGCTGATGGCCCTGCGCACCCTGTCCCCCGCCGACGGCGGGCCGCACGTCAAGACCGCGCTGAGCACCCGGCTCACCTCCTCCGTGCGGGACATCTCCGCCTACTCCGTCGAGACGGCCGCCGCGGTCTCCGCCTTCGCGCAGGGCCTGTCCGAGCGGCTCGACGGCCGCCTGCACATCACCCGCACCCTCGGCGCCGTCACCGCGCACACCCCGGACCTGGCCGCGGTGCTCCGCGAGCCCCCCGAGGCGTACGCGGACGTCGGCGCGGGCGAACGCGTGCTGCCCGTCGCCGCGCTGGCCCTCACCCCGTACGCGCGCTCCGCGCCCTGGCGGGCCGGTTTCGCCCGCCTCGCCCTGTCCGTGTGCCTGCGGGTGCTGGACCTCGGGGTGGCCCTGGAGGCGCACGGCCAGAACCTGCTGGTCGTCCTGGCCGCCGACGGCACCCCGCTGCGCCTGGTCTACCGCGATCTCGCCGACATCCGGATCAGCCCGGCCCGGCTGGCCCGCCACGGCCTGCCGGTGCCCCCGCTGACGGGTCGGCTGGTCACCGACGACGTGACCGCCCTGCGGCGCAAGCTCTTCGGGTCCCTGGTGGCCGGCGCGTTCGGCTCCACGGCCGGTTCGGCCGCCGCGCTCGCGGCGGACCTCGCGGCGGCGGCGCCCGGGCTCGCGGCCACGGCCGACACGGAGGCACTGCTGCGCGGAGCGCTGCCCACCAAGGCGCTGACCCTGATGCGGCTGAGCCCCGGGGTCCCGGGCGACCAGTGGGCCGAGCTGGACAATCCGCTGACGGGGGGCTGA
- a CDS encoding AEC family transporter: protein MGGAAALEKLIPVVLAFGAGVLLARRKAVPAEASKAFADYAFLFAVPCYLFGNIYTADLGALFDWRAIGGYAAAAGLAVAAVAAATALAGLREPRAVALRVMAGVQVNTAYFAVPVFITFFGTAAPIFPVLLFQVCVLSLVVISIMELGRGGPGAGSTGQRLARAVGSSLVTPLVLACNAGILLNLLSVRVPGAVLDGAAFVGDSASPVALFALGLHLGGIGLGLRGTTREELALIGFKCVLFPLLAWAVCGGLFGVRGDWLTYLVLIAAMPTPQNTFIFAQRYDVGVDLSAAVVIKSSLVSLLLLPLWLQAVPR from the coding sequence ATGGGCGGGGCAGCCGCACTCGAGAAGCTGATACCGGTCGTACTGGCCTTCGGTGCCGGGGTGCTGCTCGCGCGTCGCAAGGCGGTGCCCGCCGAGGCCTCCAAGGCCTTCGCCGACTACGCCTTCCTCTTCGCCGTCCCGTGCTACCTGTTCGGCAACATCTACACCGCTGACCTCGGCGCCCTCTTCGACTGGCGGGCCATCGGCGGCTACGCGGCCGCCGCCGGCCTCGCGGTCGCGGCCGTCGCCGCCGCCACGGCACTGGCCGGACTGCGGGAGCCGCGCGCCGTGGCGCTGCGGGTGATGGCCGGGGTCCAGGTCAACACCGCCTACTTCGCGGTCCCCGTCTTCATCACCTTCTTCGGGACGGCGGCGCCGATCTTCCCGGTCCTGCTCTTCCAGGTGTGCGTCCTGTCGCTCGTGGTCATCTCCATCATGGAACTGGGCCGCGGCGGCCCGGGCGCCGGCAGCACCGGACAGCGCCTCGCCCGGGCCGTCGGCTCCTCGCTGGTCACCCCGCTGGTGCTCGCCTGCAACGCCGGGATCCTGCTCAACCTGCTCTCCGTGCGCGTGCCCGGAGCCGTCCTGGACGGGGCCGCCTTCGTCGGTGACAGCGCCTCCCCGGTGGCGCTCTTCGCCCTCGGCCTCCACCTCGGCGGCATCGGCCTCGGCCTCCGGGGCACCACGCGCGAGGAACTGGCGCTCATCGGCTTCAAATGCGTGCTCTTCCCGCTGCTGGCCTGGGCGGTGTGCGGGGGGCTGTTCGGGGTCCGGGGCGACTGGCTCACCTACCTCGTGCTGATCGCCGCGATGCCGACGCCGCAGAACACCTTCATCTTCGCCCAGCGCTACGACGTGGGCGTGGACCTCTCCGCCGCCGTCGTGATCAAGAGCTCCCTGGTGTCCCTCCTGCTGCTCCCCCTGTGGCTGCAGGCCGTGCCGCGGTAG
- a CDS encoding sensor histidine kinase: MSERSRSRSRSAAAAKAAVAAASGAAARAPRAFAVALRTPARAAEPLFAQAPRAWQRMLPYAVTAACVMSLLPVTIVVLTNDYKAGGGWAGALAVAQTVPLMLAVTRPLPAWGMVLFADTVGAVVLTGADEVSGHSWPWTPMVIIGYLVLMACLGLRESIRTLVGVWLVTGVVGALLSAFHPDGATNTVALLFVLAGVVLALTGALRGLGDARQKIAEQESISEAERARRTLLEERARIARELHDVVAHHMSVITVQADSAPYRLPGMAEPVREEFAAIAASARESLGEMRRLLTVLRGDEAGGGDRAPQPGIGRLQQLVEATVRAGQPVELALAAGAAEAASPAVDLSAYRIVQEALANVVRHAPGAPTRVSVTFDAEEVLVLVVNGPARDAVVALETSGTGHGLVGMRERVRLTGGTLDTGPLPDGGFRVAARLPLDTPAEEQS, translated from the coding sequence ATGAGCGAACGATCCCGATCCCGATCCCGATCCGCGGCCGCCGCCAAAGCGGCCGTCGCCGCCGCCTCCGGCGCCGCCGCCCGGGCTCCGCGCGCGTTCGCGGTGGCGCTGCGCACGCCCGCGCGGGCCGCCGAGCCGCTGTTCGCGCAGGCGCCCAGGGCCTGGCAGCGGATGCTTCCGTACGCCGTGACCGCCGCGTGCGTGATGTCACTGCTGCCGGTGACGATCGTGGTGCTGACCAACGACTACAAGGCGGGCGGCGGCTGGGCCGGCGCCCTGGCCGTGGCCCAGACCGTGCCGCTGATGCTCGCCGTGACCCGGCCGCTGCCCGCGTGGGGCATGGTCCTGTTCGCGGACACCGTCGGGGCCGTCGTGCTGACCGGGGCCGACGAGGTGTCCGGGCACTCCTGGCCGTGGACGCCGATGGTGATCATCGGCTACCTGGTGCTGATGGCCTGTCTGGGGCTGCGCGAGTCCATCCGGACCCTGGTCGGGGTGTGGCTGGTGACCGGGGTGGTGGGGGCGCTGCTGAGCGCCTTCCACCCGGACGGGGCGACCAACACCGTCGCCCTGCTGTTCGTGCTGGCCGGTGTCGTGCTCGCGCTGACGGGAGCACTGCGCGGGCTCGGCGACGCCCGGCAGAAGATCGCGGAGCAGGAGAGCATCAGCGAGGCCGAGCGGGCCCGGCGCACCCTGCTGGAGGAACGGGCCCGGATCGCCCGCGAGTTGCACGACGTGGTCGCCCACCACATGTCGGTGATCACGGTGCAGGCCGACTCCGCGCCCTACCGGCTGCCCGGCATGGCGGAGCCGGTGCGGGAGGAGTTCGCCGCGATCGCGGCGAGCGCCCGCGAGTCGCTGGGCGAGATGCGGCGGCTGCTGACGGTGCTGCGCGGGGACGAGGCGGGCGGTGGCGACCGGGCCCCGCAGCCCGGGATCGGCCGGCTCCAGCAGCTGGTGGAGGCGACCGTACGGGCGGGGCAGCCGGTGGAGTTGGCGCTGGCCGCGGGGGCGGCGGAGGCGGCGTCCCCGGCCGTGGACCTGTCCGCGTACCGGATCGTGCAGGAAGCCCTCGCCAATGTGGTGCGGCACGCGCCGGGGGCGCCGACCCGGGTGTCGGTGACCTTCGACGCCGAAGAGGTCCTCGTGCTCGTGGTCAACGGCCCGGCGCGGGACGCGGTGGTGGCGCTGGAGACCTCGGGCACCGGGCACGGTCTGGTGGGGATGCGCGAGCGCGTACGGTTGACGGGCGGGACGCTGGACACCGGTCCGCTGCCCGACGGCGGCTTCCGGGTCGCCGCCCGCCTACCCCTGGACACCCCGGCAGAGGAACAGAGTTGA
- a CDS encoding MerR family transcriptional regulator, whose translation MRIGEAAAAAGTTPRALRFYEQRGLLVPQGRSPAGQREYGAADVARIRIIRDLLAHGFTVEDLRGVADRLHLLAADPPPACGSGGVVGHRLAVLDAQIERLTRLREALARRAGAAS comes from the coding sequence ATGCGGATCGGTGAAGCGGCGGCGGCAGCGGGGACCACGCCCAGGGCCCTGCGGTTCTACGAACAGCGCGGGCTGCTCGTCCCGCAGGGGCGCAGCCCCGCCGGCCAGCGGGAGTACGGGGCCGCGGACGTGGCCAGGATCCGGATCATCCGCGATCTGCTGGCCCACGGGTTCACCGTGGAGGATCTGCGCGGCGTCGCCGACCGGCTGCACCTGCTCGCGGCCGATCCGCCGCCGGCCTGTGGCTCCGGCGGGGTCGTCGGGCACCGGCTCGCCGTGCTCGACGCGCAGATCGAGCGGCTCACCCGGCTGCGCGAGGCCCTCGCCCGGCGGGCCGGAGCCGCCTCCTAG
- a CDS encoding IucA/IucC family protein, with the protein MDLNAADTAVDNAARSAAADAYASAPLLNCLLREAAESAEGGAGVYRLLGSGRLMRVGGGRRPAGPELRTADGWHPLSHTELVKLVSDELLQYTGVSNDELPVEIADSRETVAALLTARAAAEPPADPYVRSEQALVMGHPHHPAPKARGGAPAAGWLPYAPEAHARFPLVFLGLREDQVVEEGGSGAAAAIDSLVRTAGGPHPPAGYRLLPAHPWQLDLVGGRPAVREAFEDGRLLRLGTGRLPVWPTASIRTLYVPGGGPDADLFVKFSLDVRITNDVRRLWRHDLLGLRRTDAATLAGFADLRRSGSRAAWLPDRGYRTAAFAFEELAVLVRDGLRAHAEPGLTPLLAAALAEGYPGSPLTAAADPAAWWRAYLREVVPPVLYLFARHGVVLEAHLQNTLVAVDAEGMPAQALFRDAEGVKLLPDTERGAAWQRLVYCLVVNHLTEVAGALAQDHPAAAGALWPAAREEFRRFDAAHGLPEIESLLASPTLPAKTNLLLRWTRADGADARYLPLPNPLHG; encoded by the coding sequence GTGGACCTCAACGCCGCCGACACTGCCGTCGACAACGCTGCCCGCAGCGCTGCCGCCGATGCCTACGCATCCGCGCCACTGTTGAACTGCCTGCTCAGAGAGGCGGCCGAGTCCGCCGAGGGCGGTGCGGGTGTGTACCGGCTGCTCGGCAGCGGGCGGCTGATGCGGGTGGGCGGCGGCCGGCGGCCGGCCGGGCCCGAGCTGCGCACGGCGGACGGCTGGCATCCGCTCAGCCACACCGAGCTGGTCAAACTGGTCTCCGACGAACTGCTCCAGTACACCGGGGTGTCCAACGACGAGCTCCCGGTGGAGATCGCCGACAGCCGCGAGACGGTCGCCGCGCTGCTGACCGCCCGGGCGGCGGCCGAGCCCCCGGCGGACCCGTACGTCCGCTCCGAGCAGGCCCTGGTGATGGGGCACCCGCACCATCCGGCGCCCAAGGCGCGGGGCGGTGCCCCGGCCGCGGGCTGGCTGCCGTACGCGCCCGAGGCGCACGCCCGGTTCCCCCTGGTCTTCCTGGGGCTGCGGGAGGACCAGGTGGTGGAGGAGGGCGGATCCGGGGCGGCGGCGGCGATCGACTCCCTCGTGCGGACCGCCGGCGGCCCGCACCCGCCCGCGGGCTACCGACTGCTGCCCGCGCACCCCTGGCAGCTCGACCTGGTCGGGGGCCGGCCCGCGGTGCGCGAGGCCTTCGAGGACGGACGGCTGCTGCGGCTGGGGACCGGACGGCTCCCGGTCTGGCCGACGGCGTCGATCCGGACCCTGTACGTCCCCGGCGGCGGCCCGGACGCCGACCTGTTCGTGAAGTTCAGCCTCGACGTGCGGATCACCAACGACGTGCGCCGGCTCTGGCGGCACGACCTGCTGGGGCTGCGCCGCACGGACGCGGCGACCCTGGCGGGCTTCGCGGACCTGCGCCGGTCCGGATCGCGCGCGGCCTGGCTGCCCGACCGGGGCTACCGTACGGCCGCCTTCGCCTTCGAGGAGCTCGCGGTCCTGGTCCGCGACGGGCTGCGGGCGCACGCGGAGCCGGGGCTGACGCCCCTGCTGGCGGCGGCCCTGGCGGAGGGCTACCCGGGCAGCCCGCTCACGGCCGCCGCGGACCCGGCCGCGTGGTGGCGGGCGTACCTGCGCGAGGTGGTGCCGCCCGTGCTGTACCTGTTCGCCCGGCACGGCGTCGTCCTGGAGGCCCACCTGCAGAACACCCTGGTCGCCGTCGACGCCGAGGGCATGCCCGCGCAGGCGCTCTTCCGGGACGCGGAGGGCGTCAAACTCCTGCCGGACACGGAGCGCGGAGCCGCCTGGCAGCGCCTCGTGTACTGCCTGGTGGTCAACCACCTGACCGAGGTGGCGGGCGCGCTCGCGCAGGACCACCCCGCGGCGGCCGGAGCCCTGTGGCCGGCGGCCCGAGAGGAGTTCCGGCGCTTCGACGCGGCCCACGGGCTCCCCGAGATCGAGTCCCTGCTGGCCTCCCCGACGCTCCCGGCCAAGACCAACCTGCTGCTGCGCTGGACCAGGGCCGACGGGGCGGACGCCCGCTACCTGCCGCTTCCCAACCCCTTGCACGGCTGA